The genomic interval AGCAGCACGTGCTGCTTGAGGCGGCACGGCGGCCCGAACACGCGCGCCGGGTCGGCCGCGCGGCACGCCGCCACCACCAGCGTCAGGTCGGAGGCAGACAGCGCCAGCTGGAAGGCCCCGTTCACGTCTCCGCTCATCATGAGGGACTGGATCTGGCTCACTTGCatctaaatcaaatcaaaaattattattattattattcttttcgagaaaatctgtaattagccatatttatgtacttaattagcATTTAAGAATCTTATTGTTATAATTTCGCtgtagattttaattttataaataaaataaataaataaaatcatttattcgtactattgtacaccttttgatcaTCTGAactgttagatttgtaagatgatattagtggtgataattaattacgtaaacttaaaactaaagctatgaggtttccaaacgcgcccagctctgtaagtaaaaaagtaaaaaaaaaaaatacttattcgGCTAACTCTGATTTTCAATCACCACGTGATCACTTATTTGGCTAACTCTGAAATTTTCAATCATgaaataatgaattaattatttgGCTAACTCTGATTTTCAAtcatgaaataataaattatttatttaaccaaCTCGGATTTTCGATATCGAAATAATGAATTACTTATTTGGCTTACTCTGATTTTCAAGCAAGaaataatgaattatttatttagctaCCTCTGATTTTCGAATGACTTATTTGGCCAACTCTGATTTCCaattacaaaataatgaaataattatttggCTAACTCTGATTTTCTATCACGAAATAATGAATTACCCGTTTGGCTAACTCTGATTTTCAATCACGAAATAatgtaactatttattataatatgattagAGGATGTGTTTAGCTACAAGGTGTGTATTTAAAATCATCATAGTAGTGAGTTTATACTTTCAAAAGGAAAGGTAAGGACTCCTGAACACAATTTCTTGCACTCCGTCTCTGAAAATTATTGTTACAATGAGAATTTCAAAATTAATCGAAACTGGAAGAGTTACTTCGAGATTTGGGAAGCTATGATCAAAAGTACTTttacctaatccatactaaaattataatgcaaaagtgtgtctgtctgtagcaaataatttaaccgattttgatgaaatttggtacagagttagcttacatcccggtgatggacataggctactttttatcccggtaaatcaaacagttctcacaggatttttaaaggcacgggcatttaaccgatttatatgaaatttggtataaaggtagcttgcgtcccgaaaatcgacataggctacttttgtcccagaTAATCAAatggttcccacgggatttttaaaacaacctaaattcacgcagacgaattcgcgggcatcatctagtttaaaatagttATTGGATGTGTTTGTGGCTGTCAAGTTCTATTATGATTAGGACTGACCTGTCTATCGGCCACGGAGGCCGCGTTGCCGGCGGGCGAGTGCGCGCGCGACGCCGCCACCGCGCTGCGGGTCTGCTCGCGCCACCATGTCACCTCTTTCTCCAACACTCTGGTTCAAATTAATGAATTTGTCAAAAGATATAGAAAGATTTTGAACCAAATGAACTTTTGCCAGTATTTTAGAATCCTCAAACCCTCCCTTAACCTGGGTTGGTAAaacaatacattaaaaaaataatatttttgactatattcaaacaagaaaaatatGGAACAGGGTCTTGgcctgtagtaataaaatgaaagtAACAGCACATGTTGTGTATAGAGGTAGTTTATGTAGTATTTATAGCATGACGTTTGaaacaaaaaatcaaattattttgaattattgtctttaataattaattctagcgccccataaactaccgctataaaAAACATCATATCATTTTATGACTAAAAAATCCAAGACCCTATTaagaagcataatattatgagtctataatattatctttttaggttttttttggaTTGCTGCAAAGATAGCGATTATAagggccgtattcacaatcattactatgtcTCACAGAGCACtcaaacgcatagtgtaggttccaccaattagaccattgtaaattgacgtgacacagcagtcatctgattggtgggaCCTatactgtgcgttcgagcgcactgtgagacctcatagtagtGATTGTGTATACGGGTATAAGACTCACCCATGCACAACCTCTTTGATCTGCACCGCAAACAGCTGCGGTTGTAGTGGCGTAGCTTGTGCTAAAGCTTCCGCGTGCCTCTCCAGTGCAGTGCGTAAAGACGCTGCGGCCGCCGCGCCACCTCTATCCGCGGCCGCTCGCGCCGCCGCTTCCGTGTTAGCTgtgactgaaaaaaaaaaacaatatttggtGTATTCTAGAGCCAAATCACAGATATGATACTATACTCTCTAATGGTATCTTGCGGAACGACTCGCGTCGTCTTCTATCTTGAACAGAAATCCGCTACGGCCATACTGACgcacaagtaaataaattttttactcGCACCAACTCACTCACGAATAACTCTTAGacaatttcgcatttacaatattgatGTCGCTACAGCTATATTCAGATCCTccataaatgaaaaataaataatcttttactcTTTCGTCCCATTCTGGAAAGCGTGATTGATCTATCTGAACTCTGAACTGCGCGTGCATCTTCTTCGTACCGGCACGACGTTTTTGAAAAATGCTTCTCAGAGACTCTCGCACCATACTCTAACAAGAATACACTACAGCCACACTGAGACGctcaattaaaaatacatatttttaactagtAAATTCACATTCCTACTCTTAGGTCCCATGCTGGAAGGAGTGGTCAATCTGTCAGAATATCTGCGAATGCGCCTTCTCCGCGAATGGGACGACGCTCTCGTACAATGACTTTTGTATGATTTTACTACTGATAGAGATGTCGCTACGGCCATAATGAGATGAACCATTAcaaatacaacttttttttactcACATTCCTTGGTACCGTTTTGAAATGCGTGGTTGATCTGTCTGAATAACTGCGCGTGCGCCTTTTCCATTACTGGAACGATGCTATCTAATAATGCTTCTCGGAAAGAGTCTCGCACCATTCCCGATAGTGATGTCGCTATGGCCGTGCTGAGGCGCTCCATTATTGTCTGTGAATAGGTAAGTTCACGAATCAATACGCACATCAAGCCAGGTTCAATACGGGAAAGAAAGTTCAGTAAAAAAATTTCATGCCGCCTTTAATTTGTAGTTTTTTCGATTCATCTTACCTTGAGACTCATGAGTATAAAATGCTAAATTGAGGTTAATGTAGATATTTACATTTCTTGAATACAAATgttaaatataagtatttttgtaatttttctaTAGAGTGTCTTTTTTGTActgtacatgaataaaatatgttttgctTCTTTTCATGTTGTAAACAATGCAAGAACGAACTAGAGAAATTCCAATCATTACTAATGAGGCGTTTataatttgtttgttgtttgttttgttttttacccgactgcggcaaagccaaaaggaagggtaatgattttagcagtgtatgtatgtatgtatgttgtaCCTTGCTGTTGGCTAGTTTGTCGATGTTGTCCCGCAGCAGCCTGTCAGTGGCGGAGAGCTTGGCGGCCAACTCGTGTTGCAAGGCATGCGCGAGCGGCTCTAGCGCCCTCGCGGCGCCGGCTCCAGCCGCCGTGGCTGCTGCAGCGCTGGCGGATTCACCCACTCGCGCTATACGCTCCCATCtgacaaaaaccggccaagtgtgagtcagactcacgtatgagggttccgtactcgggtatttttccaacattttgcacgtcaactcaaaaactattatgcataaaaataaatgaaaatctgttttagaatgtacaggtaaagaaagccctttcatatgataccttggtatagttatcttactttgaaaattgaaacacacttttttttaaatgatgtaaccacaaattcgcggttttcggatttattcctgtacttgtgctataagacctacctacctgccaaattccatgattctaggtcaacgggaagtaccctataggtttcttgacagacacgacggacagacagacagacagacagacagacaacaaagtgatcctataagggtttcgtttttccttttaaggtacggaaccctaaaaacaaataaaaagctGGTTTGTTATACCACAGAATTGTTTGAATACAAAGATGATACGAAGATGTTTAAATACAATAGAATGGAAAGATTTTTGCTACAAATCCACTTTTACACATGCTTTTGAGTTGTCAAAGGAATCTACCACTGATTTGGAAAGCCAATTCGGGATAAATAGAGACTATTGTTACTTAAATTTTAGCTTTTTAGATCCAACATCGTACTTAGGTATGTAGAAatttgaaatgatttatttgtttttaacataGGTCTTTTTACAAAATGTACTGGAGGCCTGAATTAAGTTTGCAAAACCTGTATTTCCCTAAACCTGTGGTCCTTCAGAAGATCTGAGGGTATCTGTAGAAGTTTTAACCAAGTTCTTTAAGTCCTCATTATCTCCCACGGCTATCACGCTACCAGGCTCATTAATTTTTTGGTAGATACATAGGTCCTAGCTTCAGCTTGCCGGGATGTTACGGATATTCTAACACCTTACATATAACAAAATGCTTACCCAGCATTTAGTGCAGTGTCAATGGTAGCGGCGGTGTGCTGTAGCGATTCCTCCAACAGTGCTCGCGGCGCGTGCGTCTCACTGCGCAGAGACATTATCGTGCGGGACTGCACCGACATCATCTCTGGAAAACAATGGAATAGGATTAttctatatccatactaaaaGCAGGTGATAGCCACACAATCGTaatcattatcaactgatagacgtccactgctggagatatgtttcttgtagggacttccacacaccacggtcttacgccgcctgaatccagcggctccctgcgactcgtttgatatcgtccgCTCTAGTagaggggtcttccaacgctgcgctttccggtacgTGGTCGCTATTCctaccttgggaccccaacgtctatcggtttttcgaactaggtagcctgcccattgccactttagcttctcAACACGTTGAGCCACACAATGGActaggattaaaaaaactaatcaTCATAGTGAGATATAAACTGATACAGCGACATCTATGTTTGATCTTATGAAGTAGGAAACACTGCCACAGCTATCAACACTTCAAGAGCTAAATTACTTACCAGTCAGATTATCCAGCTTCTCTTCAAGCGACTGTAGGCGATTTTTCGTGTCCTCTTCCAGCGACTGTAAGCGATTTTTCGTGTCCTCATCTACAACGTATCGCTCGATCACGCTTACGTCGCTCACGGGCGGCGCGCTTGGGGCGACGAGCGGTAAAAGCGGCGCGCTAAGCGATTGTGTGCTTGACTTTTCGCTTGACGCTTTGCGCTGGTTCGCTTCTGTGATCTGAGCGAGCGAGATTTGAGGCCAAGACGTATCGCTGTCTGAAAGAGATGGAGTTATGAAAACttgataaaatgaaaaaaggaCACCAACCTAAGAATAAAGAGAATGTatgtaaggtaactataccctTTAcaggtttctacacggcatcgtaacgTAACGCTTAACCGCTTAGCAGCACAGCTTTTctggtaggatggtaactagccacagccgtagcctcctaccagaccagaatTATTTGGTCAggaacacaaatctttaatttttttgggatgtgaattcacggttttcagtttttttcctttacttgtgctataagagattgctatctgccaaacataaattctaggtcaacggaaagtgtCCTATGGGTTTTGAATCCCCTGAATTGacagacaaaaagacagacaCAACTAAGTGAACCCATAAGGGTCCTTTTTTGCCTCTTGAGGTATGGAAAAAATGAGATATTTGTATACTAACTTGCATGCGTGAGTTTGGCGGGAGGCGGCGGTTTGTCGGGAGATGTGAACAGATCTGCGTTGAACAGTTGTCCGGTGGGCACCAGGTCATCAGTGACCGGCGCCACGGCCTCCGACGCCGGTTCTGTTTCTTGGCTGGAGTTCTGTTTGGTGGCTTCCTCGTCTTCTTCCTGACAGCCATAAGGAAGTGGTCGTATTGAATAAATGAAAGAATGAATGCAAAAATAAACACAGTACGGACAGCCTAGTACTCATATGAGATAAGTGTTAAGACGAGTGGGTTAAGAGTTGACGTTAGCCTCGTAAGGGCcctggggttcgatccctgcacctctaacttttcggagttatattatgtgttttgagcaattaattaatatcacctGCTTTAATTGTGAAACAAAAcatctttttatcccagaaaatcaaagtctcacgggattttaaaaaaaagcaaagCAAAAGCGAAACAATAcatctttttatcccagaaaatcaaagagttctcacgggattaaaaagaaagaaagcaaAGGAAAcatctttttatcccagaaaatcaatgagttctccAAAATCAAAGAGGGggtctaaatccacgcggacgaagtcgtaatAATAACATCATGCACTATGTCATTAAATCAGAGTCTCACCATATCCGTGAAGAAGGGTTGGTCGTTGTGTCCCATGATCTCTTGCACTTCGCGACTCGGACTGGAGCCACCGGATGCTTTGTTCACCTCGCCCAGGGGGACTTCCTCATTTACACCTGAAAATAGTAACACTTAGGGCCAACGCATACCTACTGAGTGGAgcagatttttagggttccgtatctccagaaaaaaaagaaacccttatagaaacatttcattgtctgtctgtctgtcttctcagttaagacccgtcaagggaatcaaaacccatagggtacttctcgttgacctagaataatgaaattcgGCAAGaaacaatgtcttatagcacaagtatagtgaaaaatctgaaaaccgtgaatttgtggtcccatcacaaagaaaaattgaaaagtgttctaccttgtacgatggaacggaacccttcgtgtacaaatatgactcgcacttgaccggggtTAAATAACAACTTAAATTCAGCTTAGTTTTAGTACCTAGCacaaaatttattgaaaataatatatcgAATCAAAATATCACTGACGTAGGGAAAACTCGAGTTAGGGAGTTTATGATTCCGTCACAATTATTACAatctatgtaaatatttttttttaataaataaataaaatataatatattatttccagcTAAGACGTTACAATGGCGGCCATTAAGTCATTCCGTCAGTCATGGACACGTTGCACAATCTTACCTCCGGATAGAATGGACTTGTTGGAGATGTCGGGCGTAGCGGACAGAGGCGGGTCGTCGTCTTCGCGCTTGCCCGGCGAACTGGAATAATGGCAactcttttataaaatacccgagtgagtttgttctcagacctgggcgcgtttggaaccctcgtagctttagttttaagtttacgtaattaatcatCACAAATATATCATTGTACAAATCTAATAATTCTGACCTTCAAAAggagtacctattttgaatcaATTAGActatttgagttttttttttttgagttttatcCAGCTATATTTAAATGTTCCCGTAGATGCGACGCTTCATAGTAACATGTTCCAACTAACATCTGTGTCCGTACTTCTGTCAATTTTGACCCTTATTATGAATATTACACCCTATATTGAATCAAAATGCATTTCTAGCTAAGATGTTGCAACATGGTTTCGAGTACTTCGGTCACATCCACACCAGAATTTGTTGAAAAACTCATGGTCACTGGTAAGATCGAAGGAAAGAGACCCCGCGGACGTAGCCCGAGACGTTGGTCAGACCAACTAAAAGAAGCGGTCCACACATCTATCTTCTATGCTATGCACGTGGCCAGAAATAGGAAGCAATGGAGGAACATCATAGCAAAGACTGCATCtaaggggagccacgatcctcaaaattgagggaaCGACGCAGGAAGAAGTAGATTCAGTACCTGAAAGCATCGGGGGTCATGAGGTTGAGCGGCGGCGGCAGCGACGACGGCGACTCCGGCCGCGGGCCCATCAGACTGCCGGGCTGGGTCTGCAAGTTACGATAAACTGGTTAAGTGGGCGTCAGTATGGCTTCGTGACCATACTAGTAGTTAAAACTTTGGTGGTAATGTTTTCTTAAACGATATACAAGGAactgtacgggagctgtggctgtgtgctcgaccgtagcaatagggaaatttcccaaccgagcggtgttgtgctcggtagcgccagctgggccgacggttgtgCGTcaaaacttctatatatagtgcaatttggtaaacgctctgtcaatgcgattgaaagttgcgtgttttctccttgtattccaattaagctacccgtgctgccatctaggcgtaggtcgtgagttatcaggctggggttcgtgtttcgagcgttgttgattgattgagttttagaagcgacatcttcttgcgaatgtggcaaccgctacagaaccaaaagcttagtttgctataatctgctaaaccagacaaaccactcgacgtacgtttgtatatcatggacttccgcaaaataacgcctgcttctgtaCAACATTCTCAAACgatgtttttttaaaagtgaAAACTTGTGACCTGTGTCCTCATGAGCAGGTTCTTGAGCTGCTGCGTCTGCTGCTGTATGATGGAGGACGGCAGCAAACCCGCAGACTCGTCCGCGTCGCCGTCCTCTAGCGTCAGCTCTTCTAGATCTGACCAGTACAGAAAGATTTGATAAGaatttgttaagagtggctggtttttgtgttagttggtgttttttggtggtggaactgactaggaagagctctaaaggggcgccgcgcgtatgtcggcgggcgccggcgcagacggagtccatacttgtataaattcaataacttgaaaatatcacaaacttgacattggctaatcagagtaaagccagatttaaagaagaaaaaaaaaaacagcttgaTTACgggacaactttttatcctggaaaatcaaagagttcccacgggatctataaaaacctccatccacgcggacgaagtcgagggcatcctctagtactgtATAAGAAACATACCGTTCAGGGGCAACATGCGgtcggcgggcgcgggcggctcGTACACAAGCTGGGCGAGTTGCAAGGTCTTGGGGTGGACGATATACAGCTTTATGTGAACCCGCGTTCCGCAGTGCAGCGGCCCGTTGTCGTCCTGGTGCCAAGCAAATTATTGAATTGATGTATTGATTacctggctgagtttgttgtgggctcttctcagacttgggcgcgtttggaaccctggtagctttagttttaagttacgtaatttaAGTTAtatatcaccactatatcgtactttaacaatttttgaccatcaaaaggagtacaattgtacctactttgaataaatgattttgactttgactttgattgatGATCCGTCCAaagtaatcataatcataatttattcattgcaaTACACCTTTTACAATAGATGGTACAAAAGTTTTCAAATCACAGTGTATTTACCATTACAATGGTGTGTAATGCATAAAGGTAGCATCGTATACCCAGAGAATGCTACTTCAAATTCAGTCAGAAAAGCTGCTGTGTCTGGCCGCCACAGGTTTTAATGAAGCAATATGTATAAGTGGAGGCGATCACAAGGGATCGGAGACGGTCGAAGTGATACAGTGTATACAAGAACTTGCATAGCCCTAAAGCAGAAGTAGAAGATGAAATAAAGTAACAATGGGagtgtacgggagctgtggctgcgtgctcgaccgtagcaatagggaaatttcccaaccgagcggtgttgtgctcggtagcgccagctgggccgacggttatgcgttgaaacttttatatacatatagtgcaatttggtaaacgctctgtcaatgcgattgaaagttgcgtgtttctccttgtattccaattaagctacccgtgctgccatctaggcgtaggtcgtgagttatcaggctagggttcgtgtttcgagcgttgttgattgattgagtttagaagcgacatcctcttgcgaatgtggcaaccgctacaggAGCATCATATTTTATGCTGTATCAAGTCATTTCAAAACCTTTTCAGGATTTTTTTACTCAATGCTTTTCGTATGAATTGCTAAGGCAGGCACGCGACccagacctcatcattgctttttattgtcGTCTAGGAAAACaacatgcctgacagttctccataatattctcaaaggtgtgtgaagtctgccaatctgcactcggccagcgtggtagactacagccaaaaccttctcatttaaagaagagacccgtactcagtactgagctggcgatgggttgatcatgatgatgtgaAATTGTAACTTACACGATGGTGCAACTCATAGTCTATGGGCGAGTCGACCGCGTCGCCGCCCGAGCCGTTTGTATGGAAGGGGTCGTTGCAGCGGGACTcgccaaaggtgtgtgaagtctgccaatcggcactcggccagcgtggtagactacagccaaaaccttctcatttaaagaagagacccgtactcagtagtgagctggcgctgggttgatcatgatgacgtgAATTTGTAACTTACATGATGGTGCAACTCGTAGTCTATGGGCGAGTCGACCGCGTCGCCGCCCGAGCCGTTTGTATGGAAGGGGTCGTTGCAGCGGGACTCGCACTTCGTCTGCTGCTCCTCTACACACAAATACTTCAATTAAGAGCccgcttcatcgaagcgataaCCCGCTGGCGGGTGGAACCTTAAATAGTGCTGTTTAcacagatgacggaaacaacgtGACTTGTGCGTGTCACCCTTTTCGTCTAACTGTACCTCACCACGAGGAGGCAGgccaggtgaatgaattttgcttgagattcaagattttttagtcaaaaacggtaaagtaagaagaaagaaaagtaagaagaaagaaaagtaagaaaatcaaagatttcccacgagatttttgaaaacctaaatccacgcgagcgaagtcgcgggaataagacttgggcgcgtttggaaccctcgtagctttagttttaagttacgtaattaattatcaccactatatcgtacaaaaaaaataaaatttaacagtttcgaccatcaaaaggactaaaattgtacctactttgaataaatgattttgactttgactaagcCAGTTACATCTCGGCAAACCGCACAGCAGCTTGGTAGTAACAAAAGTCAAAGCTCAGAACAAACTCACCAGCATCCACGATACAAAAACTCAGCACTGGGTAGCGCAGCAGGAACTGGGAGATTCTCTTGCAGTACGCCAACGAGTCGTCGCCGTCGCGTGCCATTTCCAGCACGTAAAGACTCCTGGGAACAAACTCATTCTACTTTATAacattactagcgacccgccccggcttcgcacgggtggacatttattttttctattttccgggataaaatatagcctatacggattcggaagaatccctctaagtaatggtaaaagaaattttgaaatcggtccagtagtttttgagcctattcaatacaaacatagaaaaatacaaaaatacaaaggtttcctctttataatattagtatagatggagtCATTGGAAAATCCCCATCCCAAAATTTTCTAAGATTTAGAGTTACTTGGGTGGTTACTTGGCCACTTTTTGTATAAATCCATACTGATATCTTTATTCATGTAAGCTACGGTTGGTATCATTTAACCCACTCCcgagctttcttatcatttaaataatccttaaCATTATAGTAGGATTTTTCAATATGTTTCCgtttaataataactttgaacttgttgagagacatctCCAATGTGTATTCTGGGAGCTTATTGTAAGAACGtacacaatcacactaatattataaaggagaaagtttgtatgtgtggatgtgtgtgtgtgtgtgtgtgtgtgtatttgttactccttcacgcaaaaactactggatggatttggctgaaatttataatggagatagattataccctagattagcacataggctactttttatcccggagaatcaaagagttcccacgagaattttaaaaaaacctacatccacgcgaacgaagtcgcgggcatcagctagtttccaATAAATGAATTACTAAGTTTACTTAGCCTAGAAGTGGGCATTACaagtctatttttatttatttcttgtatttACATTATGAcagtcacttttttttaaaggtttatGTTTTTATGGACATATACTATATTGGCTATGCACTGTCATAATTTTCAACACAACAGACAAGAAGCTTCACTTGGAAATAATTGAGACTGCACCTTGCGTTGAAGTCAGACAGCAGCAGGTAGTTGGCGCTGGGGTCGAGCCTGGCGTTGAGCAGCGCGGGCGCGGCGCCGGGCGCGGGCGCGAAGCTGAAGCTCTGCAGGCACGCCCACGACTTGCACGACCAGATCTTTATGTATGTGTTGTTCTCCGCGCCCGTCACCGCGAACTTCCAGAACTGGACGCTGGAACTGAGCCCATGCCATCAATCCCGTGTTTGACAACTTTTTTATCAAAagcaaataatatataatagtcatattccgtccttttttagcaatattaaatagaaaaagatgcagatactctaaatttagtttagagaaagacaacagaaccGGCACCAATGTCTg from Maniola jurtina chromosome 1, ilManJurt1.1, whole genome shotgun sequence carries:
- the LOC123864555 gene encoding enhancer of mRNA-decapping protein 4-like, which produces MISSKMQPTAMLPKLSETTQTISFSEDDEICSAEVYASNVVVTSNPGNHNHGSSKMKLKTLVDYHWQSRFYPGQLLAVHMSGEFLAYSIIGLSMGANSGTSKTPTGMVRVVYQPELGGEQRALIKGMKGEVQDLAFAHIENQAVLASIDEMGNFYIHELEGDGVNFNVTPVAEVREDTGVGGNTHRVVWCPYIPDEEDAPDDDVARLLLTTHANQARMWNIRAIIAACKSGGWVSAADALNMGAGREAGAHDGAVLDAAFSPDGTALATAAADGYVMFAQVYMNNESSPRCLHKWQPHDGKPLSSLFFLDNHKNYLTDSSVQFWKFAVTGAENNTYIKIWSCKSWACLQSFSFAPAPGAAPALLNARLDPSANYLLLSDFNARSLYVLEMARDGDDSLAYCKRISQFLLRYPVLSFCIVDAEEQQTKCESRCNDPFHTNGSGGDAVDSPIDYELHHHDDNGPLHCGTRVHIKLYIVHPKTLQLAQLVYEPPAPADRMLPLNDLEELTLEDGDADESAGLLPSSIIQQQTQQLKNLLMRTQTQPGSLMGPRPESPSSLPPPLNLMTPDAFSSPGKREDDDPPLSATPDISNKSILSGGVNEEVPLGEVNKASGGSSPSREVQEIMGHNDQPFFTDMEEDEEATKQNSSQETEPASEAVAPVTDDLVPTGQLFNADLFTSPDKPPPPAKLTHANSDTSWPQISLAQITEANQRKASSEKSSTQSLSAPLLPLVAPSAPPVSDVSVIERYVVDEDTKNRLQSLEEDTKNRLQSLEEKLDNLTEMMSVQSRTIMSLRSETHAPRALLEESLQHTAATIDTALNAGWERIARVGESASAAAATAAGAGAARALEPLAHALQHELAAKLSATDRLLRDNIDKLANSKTIMERLSTAIATSLSGMVRDSFREALLDSIVPVMEKAHAQLFRQINHAFQNGTKEFTANTEAAARAAADRGGAAAAASLRTALERHAEALAQATPLQPQLFAVQIKEVVHGVLEKEVTWWREQTRSAVAASRAHSPAGNAASVADRQMQVSQIQSLMMSGDVNGAFQLALSASDLTLVVAACRAADPARVFGPPCRLKQHVLLSLVQQLAADMAKDTHLKHRYLEEAIMNLDTSNPVTREHLPGVVRELQKQIMGFLSSSPGHALSRQFRMLLMATEALVKSTA